From Salmo salar chromosome ssa04, Ssal_v3.1, whole genome shotgun sequence, one genomic window encodes:
- the LOC106602188 gene encoding zinc finger and SCAN domain-containing protein 12 isoform X3, whose product MSKSVHFHSQLASIMEVLANSAVAEICQLVDDGYAVLRLEISRAQSENQALKSKLHLVEVRSRERSVKRSIVPPLSSCSGAQGTDQVEEKQSTSVRRNGGSVVLGDRSTRTNLDTTEHPEVVVVKEEKLEEELRECGSKHNQQPRRLISVSQSLVAVNDQILNAETSPVEVAEEKQDGDNQRLQQTANGHSTASQHTHSSDCVTYQRESHTAAGLSPIEDGRDMLDPSCSYLVETDSTEPLDAQPPLTQSGVTTLCDSMASSASLGWKQEARGVDTLKMEAGMPSWTKGRDIGMGLAAQCGVDIPGKNREGVQLGNGTNICPQSNVNLRESESSEGRKSSEPDAKGFDTSLDYFFSPSEMAGIQTHHRGDGAGGEELTSCPYPGDDGFVSPSNSTQGGLLFSNRLINCQECGRLFSNSLDLALHQRIHMGEKLFSCAQCDKQFLHLHQLKTHQRIHTREKPFSCSQCGKHFSQSSHIKRHMSVHTGEKRFGCSVCGKRFSQSCSLKVHQSVHTGERPFGCTQCGKSFSVLGNLMRHQSVHSRKQD is encoded by the exons ATGTCGAAATCTGTACATTTTCACTCTCAGCTCGCCTCCATCATGGAGGTATTGGCTAACTCGGCAGTGGCAGAAATCTGCCAACTTGTAGACGATGGCTATGCCGTGTTGCGCCTTGAAATATCGAGAGCTCAGAGCGAAAACCAGGCTTTGAAGAGCAAACTACACCTGGTGGAGGTTCGTTCCAGGGAACGATCTGTCAAAAGAAGCATCGTACCCCCATTGTCGAGCTGTTCTGGTGCGCAAGGAACAG ATCAAGTCGAAGAGAAGCAGTCCACCAGTGTAAGGAGAAATGGAGGATCCGTGGTGTTGGGGGACAGGAGCACTAGGACT AACCTTGACACGACTGAGCATCCTGAGGTAGTGGTTGTAAAAGAGGAGAAATTAGAAGAGGAGCTGAGAGAATGTGGCTCAAAGCACAACCAGCAACCCAGGAGACTGA TTAGTGTGTCTCAGTCTCTTGTTGCTGTGAACGATCAAATCCTGAATGCAGAAACTTCACCTGTGGAGGTAGCTGAGGAGAAGCAGGACGGTGACAACCAGAGGCTCCAACAGACCGCAAACGGACACAGCACGGCAAGCCAGCACACACACAGCTCGGACTGTGTGAcatatcagagagagagtcatacagcAGCTGGCCTCTCTCCCATAGAGGATGGCAGAGACATGCTTGATCCGTCTTGTTCTTATTTGGTGGAAACTGACTCTACTGAGCCACTTGATGCCCAGCCGCCCTTGACTCAGAGTGGGGTCACGACCTTGTGTGACAGTATGGCTTCCTCTGCCTCACTGGGCTGGAAGCAGGAGGCCAGAGGAGTTGACACTCTTAAAATGGAGGCAGGAATGCCCTCCTGGACCAAAGGGAGGGATATTGGAATGGGCCTGGCTGCTCAGTGTGGAGTTGACATCCCTGGGAAAAACAGGGAGGGTGTTCAGCTGGGGAACGGCACAAACATCTGTCCTCAGAGCAACGTTAACTTAAGGGAGAGCGAGTCATCGGAAGGGCGCAAGTCCAGCGAACCGGATGCAAAAGGATTCGATACCTCCTTAGACTATTTTTTCTCTCCGTCGGAAATGGCCGGGATACAGACTCACCACCGAGGTGACGGCGCTGGAGGCGAGGAGCTGACCTCTTGTCCGTATCCCGGCGACGATGGTTTCGTCAGCCCTTCAAACTCGACACAAGGGGGCCTCCTCTTCTCAAACAGACTGATCAACTGCCAGGAATGTGGACGGCTATTTTCCAACTCGCTAGACCTCGCACTGCACCAAAGAATTCACATGGGGGAGAAACTCTTCAGCTGCGCCCAGTGTGACAAGCAGTTCCTCCACCTGCACCAGCTCAAGACCCACCAAAGAATACACACCAgggagaaaccttttagctgctCCCAATGCGGGAAGCACTTCTCCCAGTCCAGCCACATCAAGAGACACATGAGtgttcacacaggagaaaagcggTTTGGCTGCAGCGTATGCGGGAAGAGGTTTTCACAATCCTGTAGCCTAAAAGTGCACCAGAGCGTCCACACCGGAGAGAGACCGTTCGGCTGCACTCAGTGCGGAAAGAGTTTCTCTGTGCTCGGGAACCTAATGAGGCACCAGAGTGTCCACAGTAGAAAGCAGGATTAA
- the LOC106602188 gene encoding zinc finger and SCAN domain-containing protein 12 isoform X1, translated as MSKSVHFHSQLASIMEVLANSAVAEICQLVDDGYAVLRLEISRAQSENQALKSKLHLVEVRSRERSVKRSIVPPLSSCSGAQGTDQVEEKQSTSVRRNGGSVVLGDRSTRTVSEEVFENLDTTEHPEVVVVKEEKLEEELRECGSKHNQQPRRLISVSQSLVAVNDQILNAETSPVEVAEEKQDGDNQRLQQTANGHSTASQHTHSSDCVTYQRESHTAAGLSPIEDGRDMLDPSCSYLVETDSTEPLDAQPPLTQSGVTTLCDSMASSASLGWKQEARGVDTLKMEAGMPSWTKGRDIGMGLAAQCGVDIPGKNREGVQLGNGTNICPQSNVNLRESESSEGRKSSEPDAKGFDTSLDYFFSPSEMAGIQTHHRGDGAGGEELTSCPYPGDDGFVSPSNSTQGGLLFSNRLINCQECGRLFSNSLDLALHQRIHMGEKLFSCAQCDKQFLHLHQLKTHQRIHTREKPFSCSQCGKHFSQSSHIKRHMSVHTGEKRFGCSVCGKRFSQSCSLKVHQSVHTGERPFGCTQCGKSFSVLGNLMRHQSVHSRKQD; from the exons ATGTCGAAATCTGTACATTTTCACTCTCAGCTCGCCTCCATCATGGAGGTATTGGCTAACTCGGCAGTGGCAGAAATCTGCCAACTTGTAGACGATGGCTATGCCGTGTTGCGCCTTGAAATATCGAGAGCTCAGAGCGAAAACCAGGCTTTGAAGAGCAAACTACACCTGGTGGAGGTTCGTTCCAGGGAACGATCTGTCAAAAGAAGCATCGTACCCCCATTGTCGAGCTGTTCTGGTGCGCAAGGAACAG ATCAAGTCGAAGAGAAGCAGTCCACCAGTGTAAGGAGAAATGGAGGATCCGTGGTGTTGGGGGACAGGAGCACTAGGACTGTCAGTGAGGAG GTTTTTGAG AACCTTGACACGACTGAGCATCCTGAGGTAGTGGTTGTAAAAGAGGAGAAATTAGAAGAGGAGCTGAGAGAATGTGGCTCAAAGCACAACCAGCAACCCAGGAGACTGA TTAGTGTGTCTCAGTCTCTTGTTGCTGTGAACGATCAAATCCTGAATGCAGAAACTTCACCTGTGGAGGTAGCTGAGGAGAAGCAGGACGGTGACAACCAGAGGCTCCAACAGACCGCAAACGGACACAGCACGGCAAGCCAGCACACACACAGCTCGGACTGTGTGAcatatcagagagagagtcatacagcAGCTGGCCTCTCTCCCATAGAGGATGGCAGAGACATGCTTGATCCGTCTTGTTCTTATTTGGTGGAAACTGACTCTACTGAGCCACTTGATGCCCAGCCGCCCTTGACTCAGAGTGGGGTCACGACCTTGTGTGACAGTATGGCTTCCTCTGCCTCACTGGGCTGGAAGCAGGAGGCCAGAGGAGTTGACACTCTTAAAATGGAGGCAGGAATGCCCTCCTGGACCAAAGGGAGGGATATTGGAATGGGCCTGGCTGCTCAGTGTGGAGTTGACATCCCTGGGAAAAACAGGGAGGGTGTTCAGCTGGGGAACGGCACAAACATCTGTCCTCAGAGCAACGTTAACTTAAGGGAGAGCGAGTCATCGGAAGGGCGCAAGTCCAGCGAACCGGATGCAAAAGGATTCGATACCTCCTTAGACTATTTTTTCTCTCCGTCGGAAATGGCCGGGATACAGACTCACCACCGAGGTGACGGCGCTGGAGGCGAGGAGCTGACCTCTTGTCCGTATCCCGGCGACGATGGTTTCGTCAGCCCTTCAAACTCGACACAAGGGGGCCTCCTCTTCTCAAACAGACTGATCAACTGCCAGGAATGTGGACGGCTATTTTCCAACTCGCTAGACCTCGCACTGCACCAAAGAATTCACATGGGGGAGAAACTCTTCAGCTGCGCCCAGTGTGACAAGCAGTTCCTCCACCTGCACCAGCTCAAGACCCACCAAAGAATACACACCAgggagaaaccttttagctgctCCCAATGCGGGAAGCACTTCTCCCAGTCCAGCCACATCAAGAGACACATGAGtgttcacacaggagaaaagcggTTTGGCTGCAGCGTATGCGGGAAGAGGTTTTCACAATCCTGTAGCCTAAAAGTGCACCAGAGCGTCCACACCGGAGAGAGACCGTTCGGCTGCACTCAGTGCGGAAAGAGTTTCTCTGTGCTCGGGAACCTAATGAGGCACCAGAGTGTCCACAGTAGAAAGCAGGATTAA
- the LOC106602188 gene encoding zinc finger and SCAN domain-containing protein 12 isoform X2 has protein sequence MSKSVHFHSQLASIMEVLANSAVAEICQLVDDGYAVLRLEISRAQSENQALKSKLHLVEVRSRERSVKRSIVPPLSSCSGAQGTDQVEEKQSTSVRRNGGSVVLGDRSTRTVSEENLDTTEHPEVVVVKEEKLEEELRECGSKHNQQPRRLISVSQSLVAVNDQILNAETSPVEVAEEKQDGDNQRLQQTANGHSTASQHTHSSDCVTYQRESHTAAGLSPIEDGRDMLDPSCSYLVETDSTEPLDAQPPLTQSGVTTLCDSMASSASLGWKQEARGVDTLKMEAGMPSWTKGRDIGMGLAAQCGVDIPGKNREGVQLGNGTNICPQSNVNLRESESSEGRKSSEPDAKGFDTSLDYFFSPSEMAGIQTHHRGDGAGGEELTSCPYPGDDGFVSPSNSTQGGLLFSNRLINCQECGRLFSNSLDLALHQRIHMGEKLFSCAQCDKQFLHLHQLKTHQRIHTREKPFSCSQCGKHFSQSSHIKRHMSVHTGEKRFGCSVCGKRFSQSCSLKVHQSVHTGERPFGCTQCGKSFSVLGNLMRHQSVHSRKQD, from the exons ATGTCGAAATCTGTACATTTTCACTCTCAGCTCGCCTCCATCATGGAGGTATTGGCTAACTCGGCAGTGGCAGAAATCTGCCAACTTGTAGACGATGGCTATGCCGTGTTGCGCCTTGAAATATCGAGAGCTCAGAGCGAAAACCAGGCTTTGAAGAGCAAACTACACCTGGTGGAGGTTCGTTCCAGGGAACGATCTGTCAAAAGAAGCATCGTACCCCCATTGTCGAGCTGTTCTGGTGCGCAAGGAACAG ATCAAGTCGAAGAGAAGCAGTCCACCAGTGTAAGGAGAAATGGAGGATCCGTGGTGTTGGGGGACAGGAGCACTAGGACTGTCAGTGAGGAG AACCTTGACACGACTGAGCATCCTGAGGTAGTGGTTGTAAAAGAGGAGAAATTAGAAGAGGAGCTGAGAGAATGTGGCTCAAAGCACAACCAGCAACCCAGGAGACTGA TTAGTGTGTCTCAGTCTCTTGTTGCTGTGAACGATCAAATCCTGAATGCAGAAACTTCACCTGTGGAGGTAGCTGAGGAGAAGCAGGACGGTGACAACCAGAGGCTCCAACAGACCGCAAACGGACACAGCACGGCAAGCCAGCACACACACAGCTCGGACTGTGTGAcatatcagagagagagtcatacagcAGCTGGCCTCTCTCCCATAGAGGATGGCAGAGACATGCTTGATCCGTCTTGTTCTTATTTGGTGGAAACTGACTCTACTGAGCCACTTGATGCCCAGCCGCCCTTGACTCAGAGTGGGGTCACGACCTTGTGTGACAGTATGGCTTCCTCTGCCTCACTGGGCTGGAAGCAGGAGGCCAGAGGAGTTGACACTCTTAAAATGGAGGCAGGAATGCCCTCCTGGACCAAAGGGAGGGATATTGGAATGGGCCTGGCTGCTCAGTGTGGAGTTGACATCCCTGGGAAAAACAGGGAGGGTGTTCAGCTGGGGAACGGCACAAACATCTGTCCTCAGAGCAACGTTAACTTAAGGGAGAGCGAGTCATCGGAAGGGCGCAAGTCCAGCGAACCGGATGCAAAAGGATTCGATACCTCCTTAGACTATTTTTTCTCTCCGTCGGAAATGGCCGGGATACAGACTCACCACCGAGGTGACGGCGCTGGAGGCGAGGAGCTGACCTCTTGTCCGTATCCCGGCGACGATGGTTTCGTCAGCCCTTCAAACTCGACACAAGGGGGCCTCCTCTTCTCAAACAGACTGATCAACTGCCAGGAATGTGGACGGCTATTTTCCAACTCGCTAGACCTCGCACTGCACCAAAGAATTCACATGGGGGAGAAACTCTTCAGCTGCGCCCAGTGTGACAAGCAGTTCCTCCACCTGCACCAGCTCAAGACCCACCAAAGAATACACACCAgggagaaaccttttagctgctCCCAATGCGGGAAGCACTTCTCCCAGTCCAGCCACATCAAGAGACACATGAGtgttcacacaggagaaaagcggTTTGGCTGCAGCGTATGCGGGAAGAGGTTTTCACAATCCTGTAGCCTAAAAGTGCACCAGAGCGTCCACACCGGAGAGAGACCGTTCGGCTGCACTCAGTGCGGAAAGAGTTTCTCTGTGCTCGGGAACCTAATGAGGCACCAGAGTGTCCACAGTAGAAAGCAGGATTAA